From Bacillus sp. SM2101, a single genomic window includes:
- a CDS encoding galactosyldiacylglycerol synthase yields MKKILFLPLLSMPSGHHQVAEALIHSINRTTNGITTNKVDLLSYSHPVLEKLITAFYLKWIKVSPKTYKWAYNNFGYSKSTTYSLQWYERLFLKNMEQLIQREQPDVIVATHGFPSFLVSRLKQKRMIDVPLMNVYTDFFINNVWGRDGVDYHFVPSEHIRTSLIEDSGVTAEKIVVTGIPINGKFNRVSRQFEQKQIHHILLAGGSCGLGNMVDLLRQIDHSAKHFHFSVLCGNNVRMYEELTNCKKPYITPLQYLSSRDEMNDLYENVDAIVTKPGGVTVSEALHKKLPIFAIAGLPGQEEINLSYLQSESLVYKLDLNMSISSQIIEKLTNKQEWNEHQQRIEGYLQTCQFASEKLLTVIKAINNKKVDKVG; encoded by the coding sequence ATGAAAAAGATATTATTTTTGCCATTGTTAAGTATGCCTTCCGGACATCATCAAGTAGCAGAGGCTTTAATTCATTCAATTAATAGGACTACCAATGGGATAACAACGAATAAGGTTGACCTACTTAGTTACTCTCATCCAGTTTTAGAAAAATTAATTACAGCATTTTATCTTAAATGGATAAAAGTATCACCTAAAACGTATAAGTGGGCATATAATAATTTCGGTTATTCAAAATCAACAACCTACTCATTACAATGGTATGAAAGGTTGTTTTTAAAAAACATGGAGCAACTTATTCAACGTGAACAACCTGATGTTATCGTAGCAACACATGGCTTTCCATCGTTTTTAGTTAGCCGCTTAAAGCAAAAGAGAATGATTGATGTTCCGTTAATGAATGTTTATACAGATTTTTTTATTAACAATGTCTGGGGAAGAGATGGTGTTGATTATCATTTTGTACCAAGTGAGCACATACGTACTTCCTTAATAGAGGATAGCGGGGTAACTGCAGAAAAGATAGTTGTGACAGGTATTCCTATTAATGGCAAGTTTAATCGGGTGAGCCGACAGTTCGAACAAAAACAAATCCATCATATTTTGTTAGCTGGTGGAAGTTGTGGCTTAGGAAATATGGTAGACCTTCTAAGGCAAATAGATCATTCAGCAAAGCATTTTCATTTTTCCGTATTATGTGGAAATAACGTGAGGATGTACGAAGAGTTAACAAACTGTAAAAAACCATATATTACGCCGTTGCAGTATCTTTCTTCGCGAGATGAAATGAATGATTTGTATGAAAATGTTGATGCTATTGTAACGAAGCCTGGCGGTGTAACTGTTAGTGAGGCTTTGCATAAAAAGTTACCAATCTTTGCAATAGCTGGTTTACCAGGACAGGAAGAAATTAATTTATCTTATCTCCAAAGTGAAAGCTTAGTGTATAAACTTGATTTGAATATGTCTATCTCATCACAGATCATTGAGAAACTAACGAATAAGCAGGAATGGAATGAGCACCAACAAAGAATTGAGGGTTATCTGCAGACGTGCCAGTTTGCTTCTGAGAAATTATTAACAGTCATAAAAGCTATTAACAACAAAAAGGTAGATAAGGTTGGGTAG
- a CDS encoding VTT domain-containing protein encodes MNMLELIQNLGTIGLFISMFLEGSSIPFPGIVVVLSYGLLLNPSHMEIVLTSLGMASMYTVASLIPYVLGAKMTFLFPKRFWISMEKARCWFRRYGVWSISLSRPFGIGNYISYVAGISNVKLRIYLVHTFLGILPWSVAVLMIGKLGNVTKVKQLFQEYDVYIYLLGALILISYLILLWIKLKNNAGTYMKEEIENSKQQQDSVALNK; translated from the coding sequence ATGAATATGCTAGAACTTATACAAAATCTAGGTACGATTGGTTTATTTATATCCATGTTTTTAGAAGGCTCATCTATACCATTCCCGGGAATTGTGGTCGTTTTATCGTACGGTCTGTTGCTAAATCCTAGTCATATGGAGATTGTACTCACCTCGCTTGGTATGGCAAGTATGTATACGGTAGCGAGCCTCATTCCTTATGTACTCGGTGCAAAAATGACCTTCTTATTCCCAAAGAGATTTTGGATAAGTATGGAGAAAGCTAGATGTTGGTTTAGAAGGTATGGAGTTTGGAGTATCTCTTTATCAAGACCATTCGGTATAGGAAATTATATTTCTTATGTAGCTGGTATAAGTAATGTAAAGTTACGTATTTATCTTGTTCATACTTTTTTGGGAATCCTGCCATGGTCAGTTGCCGTTCTCATGATTGGCAAACTTGGAAATGTAACGAAAGTAAAGCAATTGTTTCAGGAATATGATGTATATATTTATCTCTTAGGCGCATTAATTCTCATTAGTTATCTCATTTTATTGTGGATAAAGTTAAAAAATAATGCTGGAACTTATATGAAGGAGGAAATCGAGAACAGCAAACAACAACAAGATAGTGTAGCTTTGAACAAGTGA
- a CDS encoding patatin-like phospholipase family protein gives MIRTGLSLSGGSIRGAAHIGVLNELKKQNMEITHIAGTSAGAVIAGLYACAMKPETMKKELDELSLRKLIDIRLGKKGFVKGKRIYDKLLQLTDGKYFTDLEIPLAIVSLDLLSGKLVVIRSGEVAKAIHASVAIPGIFAPVNYGNQLLVDGYILNNNPVDIVKEMGAKHITAVCLRGSKDQQPKNILHQLSRYIGVASKYHTNQLVEKYADVIIEIDLQGVGGFQKKSLGKFVELGREQACDAFSISELNQHTNNCMYPQEFSEKRLTV, from the coding sequence ATGATCAGAACAGGCTTATCGTTGAGTGGTGGCTCCATAAGAGGTGCTGCTCATATTGGCGTACTTAACGAATTGAAGAAACAAAATATGGAAATTACACATATTGCTGGAACGAGCGCAGGAGCTGTCATTGCCGGCTTATACGCTTGTGCTATGAAACCAGAAACAATGAAAAAGGAATTAGATGAACTTTCATTAAGAAAATTAATAGATATAAGATTGGGTAAAAAAGGATTTGTTAAAGGGAAAAGAATTTATGACAAGCTACTACAGCTCACAGACGGCAAGTATTTTACTGATCTAGAGATCCCACTTGCAATAGTTAGTTTAGATCTGTTATCTGGCAAACTAGTTGTCATTCGTTCAGGTGAAGTGGCCAAAGCTATTCATGCAAGTGTAGCCATTCCTGGCATATTTGCACCTGTTAATTATGGCAATCAGCTATTAGTTGATGGATATATATTAAATAATAATCCTGTCGATATCGTAAAAGAAATGGGTGCTAAGCATATTACTGCTGTTTGCCTACGAGGATCAAAAGATCAACAGCCAAAAAATATACTACATCAGCTTTCAAGATACATAGGCGTAGCAAGTAAATATCATACAAACCAGCTTGTAGAAAAATATGCAGATGTAATTATAGAAATTGATTTACAAGGTGTAGGTGGATTTCAGAAAAAATCCTTAGGTAAATTTGTAGAATTAGGAAGAGAGCAGGCATGTGATGCTTTTTCCATTAGTGAGCTCAACCAACATACGAACAATTGCATGTATCCTCAAGAATTCAGCGAGAAAAGGTTAACTGTCTAA
- a CDS encoding erythromycin esterase family protein produces MRLFRKTLSLFIYTLFTFLYLSGCEIQTSSHNSEKVISLKADHIGQISSSNKANFDFKSIDLKGNDFSDLMFLKDILADKRIVMLGESSHGVAEYNQMKGRLIKFLHEELDYNVVAFESGMTEVNLTNELLLELDSITGMKKSLYNIWHTNNNTYLFKYIREQKSTSQPINLVGFDMNSMGTREGLLYDFFEDINLEYAKAIEIAEKEFYSLTQLGNPIPDERNKKLIDQYKNLLSSLNEENSNLARSLNENIQQLFDKIFKQRLYLLTNIYNSSEEINYMNLRDKIMSENLVWLLNELYPDEKFVVWGHNGHIMKNNSATSNGWYVSMVEYLPESIKNEAYVIGLYMYSGKHKSLDIKEIVDVNTNHKTNSIEHRLNQSGYPVTFLNINIKDDKANSYWWNSEAIGKHDGRSDILFIPSEQYDGLILIDKVSPPSYTLQ; encoded by the coding sequence ATGAGATTATTTCGGAAAACTTTATCATTATTCATCTATACTTTATTCACTTTTCTATATTTATCAGGATGTGAAATCCAAACATCATCACATAATAGTGAAAAAGTTATCTCACTGAAAGCAGATCATATCGGTCAAATAAGTAGTTCTAACAAAGCTAACTTCGATTTTAAAAGCATAGATTTGAAAGGTAATGACTTTAGTGACTTAATGTTTCTGAAAGATATATTAGCAGATAAAAGAATTGTCATGCTCGGTGAAAGCTCTCATGGGGTTGCAGAATATAATCAAATGAAAGGCAGGCTCATTAAATTTTTACATGAAGAGTTAGATTACAATGTAGTAGCTTTCGAAAGCGGCATGACAGAGGTTAATCTGACAAATGAACTGTTGCTTGAGCTAGATTCAATTACTGGCATGAAGAAATCTCTTTATAATATTTGGCATACGAACAATAATACATATTTATTTAAATATATACGAGAACAGAAATCTACAAGTCAACCTATCAACCTTGTTGGATTTGATATGAATTCAATGGGTACAAGGGAGGGATTGCTATACGATTTTTTTGAGGATATAAATTTAGAGTATGCAAAAGCTATTGAAATAGCAGAAAAAGAGTTTTATTCTTTAACACAACTAGGCAATCCTATTCCAGATGAAAGAAATAAAAAGTTAATCGATCAATATAAGAATTTATTAAGTAGTTTGAACGAAGAAAATTCTAATCTAGCTCGATCTTTAAACGAGAATATCCAACAATTGTTTGATAAAATATTCAAACAAAGATTATATTTACTTACTAACATATACAACAGTAGTGAAGAAATAAATTATATGAACTTAAGAGATAAAATCATGTCAGAAAATTTAGTATGGTTGCTTAATGAATTATATCCTGATGAAAAATTCGTTGTATGGGGACATAACGGTCACATTATGAAAAACAATTCAGCCACTAGCAATGGTTGGTACGTTAGTATGGTAGAATATTTACCAGAGTCTATAAAAAATGAAGCATATGTTATCGGATTATATATGTATAGTGGTAAACATAAATCCCTTGACATTAAAGAAATTGTGGATGTTAATACGAACCACAAAACTAACTCAATAGAACATCGGCTTAATCAATCAGGATATCCAGTGACCTTTTTAAATATCAATATAAAAGATGATAAAGCAAATAGTTATTGGTGGAATTCGGAAGCAATAGGAAAACACGATGGTAGAAGTGATATTCTATTTATACCGAGTGAGCAATACGATGGCCTTATATTGATAGATAAAGTAAGTCCACCATCATATACATTGCAATAG
- a CDS encoding GrpB family protein: protein MLGLNKGEVKLVENKYSEWNSLFLEEKETLDLLIGNYVKDIQHIGSAAIRSILAKPILDILVGVESLSDIQQFDTNVLKEEGYYHLSKVEIEGKEVFAKFSNLNTMTKSHILHIVEYKGDWWQQHTFFRDYLNNNPQMAKEYEALKKTLAIKYPNNVSAYSEEKNSFVAKVLSQRQN from the coding sequence ATGTTAGGTTTGAACAAAGGTGAAGTTAAGCTAGTAGAAAATAAATATTCAGAATGGAATAGCCTGTTTTTAGAAGAGAAAGAGACTTTGGATTTATTAATTGGTAACTATGTAAAAGATATTCAACATATAGGTAGTGCAGCTATTCGGAGTATATTGGCAAAGCCCATACTTGACATATTAGTTGGTGTTGAATCTTTAAGTGATATACAACAGTTTGATACAAACGTTCTGAAAGAAGAAGGCTATTATCATTTATCTAAAGTTGAAATAGAAGGTAAAGAAGTGTTTGCGAAATTTTCAAATTTAAATACCATGACAAAATCTCATATTCTTCATATCGTTGAATATAAGGGTGATTGGTGGCAACAACACACGTTTTTCAGAGATTATTTAAATAATAACCCTCAAATGGCTAAAGAATATGAAGCACTTAAAAAGACCCTAGCTATTAAATATCCCAATAATGTATCTGCCTATTCCGAAGAAAAAAATAGTTTTGTAGCTAAGGTTCTAAGTCAAAGACAAAATTGA
- a CDS encoding DUF6176 family protein — protein sequence MKVRLSKYRIKEGKTKRVDEWMDMLNQNMDKVLIILKNENLYVETMFREKNADGEFLYWYAIQGDNEMNVELTEDEINNKNEIIKKHMEYWEECIDQEEQTPITTEVVMVPDKISKHII from the coding sequence ATGAAAGTTCGATTAAGTAAATATCGTATTAAAGAAGGTAAAACGAAACGTGTGGATGAATGGATGGACATGTTAAATCAAAACATGGATAAGGTACTTATTATATTGAAAAATGAAAATTTGTATGTAGAAACAATGTTTCGTGAAAAAAATGCTGATGGTGAATTTCTTTATTGGTATGCAATACAAGGTGATAATGAAATGAATGTAGAACTTACGGAAGATGAAATAAACAATAAGAATGAAATAATTAAGAAGCATATGGAGTATTGGGAAGAATGTATTGATCAAGAGGAACAAACACCAATAACTACAGAAGTTGTTATGGTACCTGATAAAATTAGCAAACATATCATTTAA
- a CDS encoding LysR family transcriptional regulator: MEIRLLEYALAISKSRNFTKAAESLHIAQPSLSKQISKLENELGVQLFIRKHGNITPTPAGVRFLKKAEKIVLMRNDLIREMKEVNQGTSGELIIGSTAVTGGHVLPPLLQEYKQRYPNVQIKLVEESTKQLTSLTAKGEIDIAIVALPIENTYLTTKTMFTEPLHIVLPTKITSWMPSHIQSLLTPSQIQHARTLSLESLSQCPFILLKQGFGFRNSVLELCAKSGFQPQIEFETSSIETAQSLVKNGLGVTVVPNMVVHQNVNKQLTYFKIDSNPTRTLVFAYHHERYLSSPSRALMNVFAELNNLN, translated from the coding sequence TTGGAAATAAGATTATTAGAATACGCACTCGCTATATCCAAGAGCCGAAATTTTACTAAAGCAGCAGAGAGCCTCCACATTGCACAACCATCATTAAGTAAGCAAATTTCTAAATTAGAGAATGAATTAGGGGTACAATTATTTATTCGTAAGCATGGCAACATTACTCCAACTCCTGCTGGAGTGAGATTCTTAAAAAAAGCGGAAAAGATTGTCCTTATGCGGAACGACTTAATTCGTGAAATGAAAGAAGTTAATCAAGGAACAAGCGGGGAGTTAATCATCGGTTCAACAGCAGTCACAGGTGGTCATGTATTACCTCCACTTCTTCAAGAATACAAACAAAGATACCCCAATGTTCAAATTAAGCTAGTTGAAGAATCAACAAAACAGCTTACTTCCTTAACTGCTAAAGGGGAAATCGACATTGCTATAGTAGCTCTCCCAATAGAAAATACATACTTAACTACAAAAACAATGTTTACCGAGCCACTTCACATCGTTCTACCGACAAAAATAACCTCTTGGATGCCGAGCCATATTCAAAGTCTATTAACACCATCACAGATACAGCACGCCCGTACTCTTTCATTAGAAAGCTTGTCCCAATGTCCATTTATCCTGCTAAAGCAAGGTTTTGGGTTTCGAAATTCGGTATTAGAGTTATGTGCAAAGAGTGGGTTTCAACCTCAGATAGAGTTTGAAACAAGTAGTATTGAAACAGCGCAGTCACTAGTAAAAAATGGCCTCGGCGTGACGGTTGTACCGAATATGGTCGTACATCAAAATGTTAATAAACAACTTACTTACTTTAAAATAGATTCAAATCCAACAAGGACACTTGTCTTTGCTTATCATCACGAACGTTACTTAAGCTCACCTTCTAGAGCACTCATGAATGTTTTTGCTGAATTAAATAATTTAAATTAA
- a CDS encoding class I SAM-dependent methyltransferase, with translation MNSWNANLYDDKQHFVSNFGKELIELLNPQEGEEILDLGCGTGDLANEIFQFGSVIVGIDSSEEMIQQARSKYPSISFLIQDGETFLTHDKYDAVFSNAAIHWMKQTSKVVENISHALKPGGRFVAEFGGKYNVETIIKAISSVLYSEFGIDASVRNPWYFPSVGEYTTLLEEHGFTVHYAQYFDRPTLLADQEEGLNHWLDSFASDFFVGFSEEQQLHLYRLVNEKIKPQLFHQGSWVADYKRIRIIAVK, from the coding sequence TTGAATAGCTGGAATGCAAACTTGTACGATGACAAGCAACATTTTGTTTCAAATTTTGGCAAAGAACTAATAGAACTGCTTAATCCACAAGAAGGAGAAGAAATTCTTGACTTAGGTTGTGGAACAGGTGACCTTGCAAATGAGATATTTCAATTTGGATCAGTGATAGTTGGAATTGACTCGTCTGAAGAAATGATTCAACAAGCACGAAGCAAGTATCCGTCCATTTCATTTCTTATCCAAGATGGTGAAACCTTTCTAACTCACGATAAATATGATGCTGTATTTTCCAATGCGGCTATTCACTGGATGAAGCAGACGTCAAAAGTTGTTGAAAATATTTCACATGCGTTAAAGCCGGGTGGAAGGTTTGTAGCTGAGTTTGGTGGGAAATACAATGTAGAAACAATTATTAAAGCTATATCAAGTGTACTATATAGTGAGTTTGGGATAGATGCTTCAGTAAGAAACCCTTGGTATTTTCCAAGTGTAGGAGAATACACTACTTTACTTGAAGAGCATGGTTTTACAGTTCATTACGCTCAATATTTTGATCGACCGACATTACTGGCCGACCAAGAAGAAGGGTTGAATCATTGGTTAGATAGTTTTGCTAGCGATTTTTTTGTTGGGTTTAGTGAAGAACAGCAGCTTCATTTATACAGATTAGTTAATGAGAAAATAAAACCTCAATTGTTTCATCAAGGATCTTGGGTTGCGGATTATAAAAGGATTCGTATTATAGCTGTAAAATAA
- a CDS encoding MFS transporter — MKEKNFRILLYSFVLSSVAVAMYQGVYKNYLLDHLSFSPTQYGWVDGMKELPGLFAVGIVLIASRFTPKAVWICSLIVIAAGLVLYTVSDNLLFIIIFTLIYSTGTHLRGIQGDYLVTDFSTERDRSYKFGLIASYNAVASLLGMGLVWGISTVSSFETIFIISSIFALISTIAGVKIVRAKSYSSPTVKLVFKRAYTPYYLLTILSATREMFFITFGTLLLVETFNTSVQLMALLMAAHSICAIITRPLVGKAIQRWGEGRALAVNYILVTFVFVGYALFDYVYLIYFLFIIDDVLVGFDDIGISSFVGRLVPRDELSATLAMGSTIAHVVAVCIPILGAVVWTMFGSMIIFLIGAIVTIIAALFSFKLTNFKPI, encoded by the coding sequence ATGAAAGAAAAGAATTTCCGCATCCTATTATATTCATTTGTTTTATCAAGTGTAGCGGTCGCTATGTATCAGGGAGTTTATAAAAATTACTTATTAGATCATTTGTCCTTTTCTCCGACTCAATATGGTTGGGTTGATGGAATGAAGGAGCTGCCTGGATTATTTGCAGTTGGAATTGTCCTTATTGCATCACGGTTTACCCCAAAAGCTGTGTGGATTTGCTCTCTAATTGTGATTGCAGCAGGGTTAGTTTTATATACTGTCTCTGACAATTTGTTATTCATTATTATTTTCACTTTAATTTATAGTACTGGGACACATTTAAGGGGGATACAAGGAGATTATTTAGTAACTGATTTTTCTACAGAACGGGATCGTTCCTATAAATTTGGACTAATTGCAAGTTATAATGCAGTAGCAAGTTTATTAGGAATGGGTTTAGTGTGGGGAATTAGTACGGTATCTTCATTTGAAACAATCTTTATTATAAGCAGTATTTTCGCATTGATTAGCACAATTGCAGGGGTGAAGATCGTGCGAGCTAAAAGTTACTCTTCTCCCACAGTGAAATTAGTTTTTAAAAGGGCGTATACTCCTTATTATTTGTTGACTATCTTGTCTGCGACAAGGGAAATGTTTTTTATTACTTTTGGGACATTACTCTTGGTTGAAACATTTAATACTTCTGTACAATTAATGGCACTACTTATGGCTGCTCACAGTATATGCGCCATTATTACGCGTCCATTAGTTGGTAAGGCAATACAGCGATGGGGTGAAGGAAGAGCACTTGCGGTTAATTATATCCTAGTTACGTTTGTATTCGTAGGGTATGCTTTGTTCGATTATGTCTATCTTATTTATTTTCTTTTTATCATTGATGATGTGTTAGTTGGTTTTGACGATATCGGTATTTCATCTTTCGTAGGACGTCTTGTTCCCAGAGATGAATTAAGTGCGACGTTAGCAATGGGTAGTACAATAGCGCACGTTGTCGCAGTTTGTATCCCAATTCTAGGGGCAGTAGTTTGGACAATGTTTGGATCTATGATTATTTTTCTGATTGGTGCGATTGTAACGATTATAGCAGCGCTGTTTTCATTCAAGTTGACAAACTTTAAACCAATTTAA
- a CDS encoding class I SAM-dependent methyltransferase — MNNKASLTAIVSAFARSYHSQHHSPIIFDDFLAQELISDEESAMIGHNWAKAISFFNPENASKYSNITDALNWVMSTQCIPQTVSRAKYVEDCLENAITRGVEQYIILGAGFDTFAYRKTELINHLQVFELDHPATQTLKIKRMAELKWEIPNNVQFIPIDFTEENITNVLIKSSFSPKKLTFISWLGVTYYLTIDTIFETLQALKRIIPTGSSIVFDYLDDTAFDPDRASKRILQMQEIAKQAQEPLKTGLDPNTMDLSLQQIDMLLYEHLSPEDIDKRYFNNRHDLLSAFEHFYFAQATF, encoded by the coding sequence GTGAATAACAAAGCAAGCCTAACCGCAATTGTTAGTGCCTTTGCTAGATCCTATCATTCACAACACCATTCCCCCATCATCTTTGATGATTTCCTTGCACAAGAGCTAATATCAGACGAAGAAAGTGCCATGATTGGACATAATTGGGCTAAGGCCATATCATTTTTCAATCCAGAAAACGCATCAAAATATAGCAATATAACAGATGCATTAAATTGGGTTATGAGCACCCAATGTATTCCTCAAACTGTGAGCCGAGCAAAATATGTGGAGGATTGTTTAGAAAATGCTATTACTAGAGGGGTTGAACAATATATTATATTGGGAGCAGGCTTTGACACATTTGCGTATCGCAAAACGGAATTAATAAACCATTTACAAGTTTTTGAACTTGATCATCCTGCAACTCAGACTCTCAAAATAAAGCGAATGGCTGAACTCAAGTGGGAAATACCTAACAACGTGCAATTCATCCCTATAGACTTCACAGAAGAAAACATTACTAATGTGCTTATTAAATCTTCATTCTCACCTAAGAAATTGACGTTTATCAGCTGGTTAGGTGTAACGTATTATTTAACGATAGACACGATATTTGAAACATTACAAGCATTAAAAAGAATTATACCCACTGGAAGTTCAATTGTATTTGACTATTTAGATGATACTGCATTTGACCCAGACAGAGCATCAAAACGTATATTACAAATGCAAGAAATAGCTAAACAAGCGCAAGAACCTCTAAAAACTGGCTTAGACCCAAATACGATGGACTTATCACTTCAGCAAATAGATATGCTACTTTACGAACACCTTTCTCCTGAGGATATTGACAAGCGATATTTCAACAACAGACACGATCTATTAAGCGCTTTTGAGCATTTTTATTTTGCTCAAGCTACATTTTAA
- a CDS encoding Cof-type HAD-IIB family hydrolase — MYYRLLAINIDGTLLRSNGRLQKGVKEAIQFVQNKDVYVTLITGRNFLSAQKVAKAIKIDSLLVTLNGAFIASSIDRPIYVNGLSEERTFNIVQVLENYDCNIRLIHEKFSLGNRKRATENIVAKAVLNSGDPLFYPLQFVDSLGDHLRDNPVSALKIEVYFSNKDEKEKVEETISKAFPTLSILAHIENKIEIIPEGVSKLNGLKRLGEHIGIQLNEMVAIGYAIDDLPIVKKVGLGVAMWDSPNEVKKAADWITRTSNQQGVTYMIKEHFRKQQRKEFLREVSRSGDN; from the coding sequence ATGTATTACCGCTTACTCGCTATCAATATTGATGGAACTCTACTACGGTCAAATGGTCGGTTACAAAAAGGTGTAAAGGAAGCAATTCAGTTTGTTCAAAATAAAGATGTGTATGTAACACTAATTACAGGCAGAAACTTTTTGTCAGCTCAAAAAGTAGCGAAGGCTATAAAAATAGATTCCTTACTTGTAACTCTTAATGGGGCTTTTATTGCTAGTTCTATAGATCGTCCAATCTATGTAAATGGTTTATCAGAGGAGAGAACTTTTAATATTGTGCAAGTGTTAGAAAATTATGATTGCAATATAAGATTAATTCATGAAAAATTCTCTTTAGGCAATAGAAAAAGAGCAACAGAAAATATAGTTGCAAAAGCAGTTTTAAATAGTGGTGATCCTTTGTTTTATCCATTGCAATTTGTTGATTCATTAGGTGACCATTTACGCGATAATCCAGTCTCAGCTCTAAAAATAGAAGTGTATTTTTCCAATAAAGATGAGAAGGAAAAAGTAGAGGAAACGATTAGCAAAGCTTTCCCAACGCTCTCTATACTTGCACATATTGAAAATAAAATTGAAATTATTCCAGAAGGGGTGTCAAAGCTTAACGGATTGAAGAGATTAGGTGAGCATATTGGTATTCAATTGAATGAAATGGTTGCAATTGGTTATGCGATAGATGATTTACCTATAGTTAAAAAAGTAGGCTTAGGTGTAGCGATGTGGGATTCACCTAATGAGGTGAAAAAGGCAGCAGATTGGATTACACGTACGAGTAATCAACAAGGTGTAACATATATGATTAAAGAACATTTTCGTAAGCAACAACGAAAAGAATTTCTCCGTGAAGTAAGTCGTTCAGGTGATAACTAA
- a CDS encoding IS3 family transposase encodes MESFFGYFKGEFYIKPCSTLEGLKREVRSNMMYYNNFRYQWNLKKMTPVQYRNYLLHVT; translated from the coding sequence ATAGAGTCCTTCTTTGGGTACTTTAAAGGTGAATTCTATATAAAACCGTGTAGCACTTTGGAGGGACTGAAAAGAGAAGTAAGAAGTAATATGATGTACTACAACAATTTTAGATATCAATGGAACTTAAAGAAGATGACTCCTGTTCAATACAGAAATTATCTTCTCCATGTGACATGA